Proteins co-encoded in one secondary endosymbiont of Trabutina mannipara genomic window:
- the rpsC gene encoding 30S ribosomal protein S3 — MGHKVNPNGIRLGIVKLWNSTWYANTKEFANNLDNDFKIRKFLINELSNSFISRIVIDRPANSIMVTIHTARPGLVIGKKGEDIEKLRKIISHIAKLPAQININEIRKPEMDAKLVAESISSQLERRILFRRVMKRAVQNAMRIGAKGIKIEVSGRLGGSEIARTEWYREGCVPLHTLRADIDYSTSEAYTIYGVIGLKVWIFKGEILGNMNTIEHKKTNN, encoded by the coding sequence ATGGGTCATAAAGTCAACCCAAATGGTATTCGTCTGGGAATTGTTAAATTATGGAACTCTACTTGGTATGCAAATACTAAAGAATTTGCTAATAATCTAGATAACGATTTTAAAATTCGTAAATTTCTAATTAATGAATTATCGAATTCTTTTATTTCTCGTATAGTAATAGATCGTCCAGCAAATAGTATTATGGTAACAATTCATACGGCTAGACCAGGTCTAGTAATAGGAAAAAAAGGCGAAGATATTGAAAAACTACGTAAAATTATATCTCATATCGCTAAATTACCAGCACAAATTAATATTAATGAAATACGTAAACCTGAAATGGATGCTAAATTAGTTGCTGAAAGTATATCTTCACAATTAGAACGTCGTATTCTGTTTCGCAGAGTAATGAAACGTGCTGTACAGAATGCAATGCGTATTGGAGCTAAAGGAATTAAAATTGAAGTTAGTGGGCGTTTAGGAGGATCTGAAATAGCACGTACTGAATGGTATCGAGAAGGTTGTGTTCCCCTACATACTTTGCGAGCAGATATTGATTATAGTACTTCTGAAGCGTATACCATCTATGGTGTTATAGGATTAAAAGTATGGATTTTTAAAGGTGAAATTTTAGGTAATATGAATACTATTGAACACAAAAAAACAAATAATTAA
- the rplP gene encoding 50S ribosomal protein L16 produces MLQPKRTKFRKMHKGHNRGLAVSMDIKFGSFGLKAIGRGYLTSCQIEAARRAITHEIKHQGRIWIRIFPDKPITKKPLEVRMGKGKGNVEYWVALIQPGKILYEIDGITEELAHEAFNLASAKLPIKTIFIKKHMETTEVFN; encoded by the coding sequence ATGTTACAACCAAAACGTACAAAATTCCGTAAAATGCATAAAGGTCACAATCGGGGACTAGCAGTAAGTATGGATATTAAATTCGGTAGTTTTGGTTTAAAAGCTATTGGACGTGGTTATTTAACTTCTTGTCAAATTGAAGCAGCGCGTCGTGCTATAACACATGAAATTAAGCATCAAGGTAGGATATGGATTCGTATTTTTCCAGACAAACCAATTACTAAAAAACCTCTAGAAGTACGTATGGGTAAAGGTAAAGGTAATGTAGAATACTGGGTTGCTTTAATTCAGCCTGGTAAGATTTTGTATGAAATAGATGGTATTACAGAAGAATTAGCCCATGAAGCATTCAATTTAGCATCAGCAAAATTACCAATAAAAACTATATTTATAAAAAAACATATGGAAACTACTGAAGTTTTCAATTAA
- the rplV gene encoding 50S ribosomal protein L22, with product METIAQYRYANSSAQKVRLVANLIRGKKVSQALKELTYNKKKAAGIIKKTIKSAIANAEHNNGVEDIDDLKIAKIFVDIGPSIKRIMPRAKGRADRILKRKNHITVILSI from the coding sequence ATGGAAACTATAGCTCAATATCGCTATGCGAATTCTTCTGCTCAAAAAGTTAGATTAGTAGCGAATCTAATTCGTGGTAAAAAAGTTTCGCAAGCTCTAAAAGAACTAACTTATAATAAAAAGAAAGCTGCTGGTATAATAAAAAAAACAATAAAATCTGCTATTGCTAATGCTGAACACAATAATGGTGTAGAAGATATTGATGATTTAAAAATTGCAAAAATATTTGTTGATATTGGTCCCAGTATTAAACGTATTATGCCACGTGCCAAAGGTCGTGCAGATCGTATCTTAAAACGTAAAAATCATATTACGGTAATTTTATCTATTTAA
- the rplX gene encoding 50S ribosomal protein L24 yields the protein MAAKICIDDEVIVITGKDKGKRGKIKTILPNGKCIINGINLVKKHKKLMPNNSGGILKKESKIDLSNIAIFNLATNKADRVGFKIENSNKFRIFKSNGKLIK from the coding sequence ATGGCAGCTAAGATATGTATTGATGATGAAGTAATCGTAATAACTGGAAAAGATAAAGGTAAAAGAGGTAAAATTAAAACTATCCTCCCTAATGGGAAATGCATTATTAATGGTATAAATTTAGTTAAAAAACATAAAAAACTAATGCCTAATAATTCAGGTGGAATTTTAAAAAAAGAATCTAAAATTGATCTTTCTAATATTGCAATTTTTAATTTAGCTACTAATAAAGCAGACCGTGTCGGATTTAAGATTGAAAATAGTAATAAATTTAGAATATTCAAATCTAATGGTAAACTTATTAAGTAA
- the rpsQ gene encoding 30S ribosomal protein S17, producing MIHTLQGRVVSNKMEKSIVVIIERFVKHPIYGKFIKRTTKLHVHDENNESNIGDIVEINECRPISKSKSWKLIRVIERAIL from the coding sequence ATGATACATACTTTGCAAGGTCGTGTAGTAAGCAATAAAATGGAAAAATCAATTGTTGTAATAATTGAACGGTTTGTAAAACATCCAATATATGGTAAGTTTATCAAACGTACAACTAAGCTTCATGTACATGATGAGAATAATGAAAGCAATATCGGAGATATTGTTGAAATAAATGAATGTCGTCCAATTTCTAAATCTAAATCTTGGAAATTAATTCGTGTTATAGAAAGAGCTATATTATAA
- the rplN gene encoding 50S ribosomal protein L14 produces the protein MIQEQTMLSVADNSGARRVMCIKVLGGSHRRYANIGNIIKIAIKEAIFRGKVKKGDVLKAVVVRTKKGIRRSDDSLIRFDDNACVLLNDNNDQPIGTRIFGPVTRELRTEKFMKIISLAPEVI, from the coding sequence ATGATCCAAGAACAAACTATGTTGTCTGTAGCTGATAACTCAGGAGCACGTCGTGTAATGTGTATCAAAGTGCTAGGTGGTTCGCATCGTAGATATGCCAATATTGGAAATATTATTAAAATTGCTATTAAAGAAGCAATTTTTCGTGGAAAAGTTAAAAAAGGTGATGTTTTAAAGGCAGTAGTTGTGCGTACTAAGAAGGGTATTCGTCGCTCTGACGATTCTTTAATTCGTTTTGATGATAATGCTTGTGTTTTATTGAACGATAATAATGATCAACCTATTGGTACACGTATTTTTGGACCAGTAACTAGGGAACTTCGTACTGAAAAGTTTATGAAAATTATTTCTCTAGCACCTGAAGTTATCTAG